One part of the Trichomycterus rosablanca isolate fTriRos1 chromosome 25, fTriRos1.hap1, whole genome shotgun sequence genome encodes these proteins:
- the rdh10b gene encoding retinol dehydrogenase 10-B produces MYIVLELVLVCYKVLYSVLLAAGRWLVKAREKSVHGRLCVITGAGSGLGRLFALQFAHRGASLVLWDINRSANEETADMVREIYRKMSPCTGSGDSIQEVPVFQPKVYTYVCDVSNRESVYATAELVRRDVGDVTFLVNNAGVVSGRHLLECPDELIERTMMVNCHAHFWTTKAFLPRMLELNHGHIVTVASSLGLFSTAGVEDYCASKFGAIGFHESLSHELKAAEKDGIKMTLVCPFLVDTGMFEGCQIRKEIAPLFPPLKAEYCVERAMRAILTDQPMVCMPRAMYVVTFMKTILPFEAVVCMYRFLGADKCMYPFLAHRKESTNNNEAKSHM; encoded by the exons ATGTATATCGTGCTTGagctggtgctggtgtgttataAGGTGCTGTACTCGGTGCTGCTGGCCGCGGGGAGGTGGTTGGTGAAAGCCCGGGAGAAGAGCGTTCATGGCCGGTTGTGTGTGATCACCGGGGCGGGGAGCGGGCTGGGCCGCCTGTTTGCCCTGCAGTTCGCCCACAGAGGTGCCAGCCTGGTACTGTGGGACATCAACCGATCTGCCAACGAGGAGACCGCCGACATGGTGCGGGAGATTTACCGCAAAATGTCACCGTGCACAG GTTCAGGTGACAGCATTCAGGAGGTCCCTGTGTTCCAGCCCAAGGTTTACACCTACGTGTGTGACGTGAGCAACCGTGAGAGCGTTTACGCCACAGCCGAGCTGGTGAGACGAGACGTGGGTGACGTTACGTTCCTCGTTAACAACGCGGGCGTGGTTTCAGGACGCCACCTCCTCGAATGTCCTGATGAACTGATCGAGAGGACCATGATGGTcaactgccacgcccacttCTGG ACCACCAAGGCATTCTTACCGCGGATGTTGGAGTTAAATCACGGGCACATTGTGACCGTCGCCAGCTCACTGGGTCTGTTCAGTACCGCCGGGGTGGAG GATTACTGCGCGAGTAAATTTGGCGCTATAGGATTTCACGAGTCTCTGAGTCACGAGTTGAAGGCGGCCGAGAAGGACGGGATAAAGATGACCCTGGTCTGCCCCTTCCTGGTGGATACGGGGATGTTTGAAGGCTGTCAGATCAG GAAGGAGATAGCGCCTCTCTTTCCCCCGCTGAAGGCCGAGTACTGCGTGGAAAGAGCCATGAGGGCGATCCTGACCGACCAGCCGATGGTCTGCATGCCGCGAGCCATGTACGTCGTCACCTTCATGAAAAC GATTTTGCCGTTCGAAGCCGTCGTGTGCATGTACCGCTTCCTTGGTGCTGATAAGTGCATGTACCCGTTCCTCGCCCATCGGAAAGAGTCCACCAACAACAACGAGGCCAAAAGTCACATGTAG
- the ube2wa gene encoding probable ubiquitin-conjugating enzyme E2 W-A produces the protein MASMQKRLQKELLALQSDPPPGMTLNERSVQNTITEWFIDMEGAPGTLYEGEKFQLLFKFSNRYPFDSPQVMFTGENIPVHPHVYSNGHICLSILTEDWSPALSVQSVCLSIISMLSSCKEKRRPPDNSFYVRTCNKNPKKTKWWYHDDTC, from the exons AAACGGTTACAAAAAGAGCTGTTGGCTTTGCAGAGTGACCCCCCGCCTGGAATGACCCTGAATGAAAGGAGTGTCCAAAATACAATCACTGA GTGGTTTATAGACATGGAGGGAGCACCGGGCACCCTGTACGAGGGGGAGAAGTTCCAGCTTCTCTTCAAGTTCAGCAACAGATACCCGTTCGATTCACCTCAG GTCATGTTTACGGGCGAGAACATCCCCGTCCATCCACACGTGTACAGTAACGGGCACATCTGCCTGTCCATCCTAACAGAGGACTGGAGTCCGGCGCTGTCCGTCCAGTCCGTGTGTCTGAGCATCATCAGCATGCTGTCCAGCTGCAAAGAGAAG CGACGGCCTCCTGATAACTCCTTCTACGTACGGACGTGTAACAAAAATCCAAAGAAAACAAAGTGGTGGTATCACG ACGATACATGCTAG